In the genome of Pyrobaculum islandicum DSM 4184, the window TTTATGGGGTGTAGATCCACGACGAAGTCAGCCATCTCCTCCAACGCGGGGGGTCTCACCTCACCAAGCTCGTGGAGGTCCTCCCTAGGAATGTGGGCAAAGCCCAGCGCCTTCCCCCGCGGCCCCTTAACAACTACATATACGCCAGAAAAACAGACGCAGTAATCCACAATCTCAAGCCCCTCGGCCATCTGCGATACATACTCTGCAATTTTCTTAACAAGCACGTAATACAAAAATTCTAGATATATATTTCTCGTGTCTAATACTTAAGATAGGCCTACTTCAGCCGGCTCGGCGATGGGGCCTACCATCTCTCTTACCAACCGCTTTATGTCCTCTGGCTTATAGCTACCCCTAATTTTTACAATTGGAACTTCAAACTTCAGGGGATCTCTGCCCTTTTCTACTTCAACTTCGACGCCCAACGTCTTAGATATAGCCTCTTTGATCTCGCCGGGGCTGATCCTATAACCGTTTACCTTAAGCACGCCGTCTCTCCTCCCCAACGGGAAGATATACATGTCGTTGTCCATAACCGCCAGGTCCCCCGTGTCGTATACGCCGGAGAACTCCAGCTCCACTGGCATGGCAGGCCAGGGGGCCTTTGCCACCAGCCTACCCGGCCTCCCCCTCACGGAGTTCCCCAGCTCGTCCACCACGTCTAATACAAAACCCGGCATCGGCGGCCCCGCGGAACCCGGCTTCAACGGCGTGAAGACGTAATCTGGCAGAGGCCCCGTGACAAAGGTGCCGAACTCAGTCTGTATAAAGCTATGTATCACCGGGATCCTCCCGCTGAGTTTCTCCGGCAGAGAGTCGACTGTGGGCACCGTCCCAGTACCCACGTATTGGTATGTCCACCGCCAGATCTCCACCTCCATGGGCTCCGCGGTGGTTATGATCAGGCGGAGGGTGTCCAGGTTGTGCCTCCTCAGCAGCTCAGGGTCCTGCCTGGAGAGATAGCGGAGGGCCCCCGCCGTAGTGACGAACACAGTCACGGCGTACCTCTCTATGATAGACCACCACCTATCCCAGTGGGGGTAGTCCGGCCCCCCCTCGTACACCACCACAGACGAGCCCACCATCAGCGGGCCGAAGAGGACGTAGGTTATGCCTGTAATCCACCCCGGGAGAACCGTACAGAAGTAGGTGTCCCTCGGCCTAACCCCCAGCCATCTGGTGGTGGCGTAGGTCTGCGTCAAATACCCCCCGGCGCGGTGGGTAAGCGGCCTCGGCCCCTCGGGGTAGCCGGCGTGGAGGCCGAAGAGCGGGTGGCCGCTGGGGACAACCGCCTCCTCCCACGGCGCCCGCTCCACCTCCTCTAGAAATACGTCGTTGCGACGCCTCGCCACCCCCACGCCCATCCTAGGCACCACCAGCACCTTGACCTCCTCGGGCACGGCCTTATCCACCGCCTCCTTCACCCT includes:
- a CDS encoding AMP-binding protein codes for the protein MSSGEAVVPPSLKWKTVDFSLYFKLYGESVRDVFRFWMGEAGRLVWRRPPSKAYEGGVWFPDGELSPYENVVGRHRGSWVWDKVALVWESEEGEVRVYTYGDLDRLVGEMAGVLRGLGVGRGDWVVFYAPPTPEVVALMLAAVRLGAPFEPVFTGWGWYALAKRVANRQPKVVVTVDAFPRRGRPVRVKEAVDKAVPEEVKVLVVPRMGVGVARRRNDVFLEEVERAPWEEAVVPSGHPLFGLHAGYPEGPRPLTHRAGGYLTQTYATTRWLGVRPRDTYFCTVLPGWITGITYVLFGPLMVGSSVVVYEGGPDYPHWDRWWSIIERYAVTVFVTTAGALRYLSRQDPELLRRHNLDTLRLIITTAEPMEVEIWRWTYQYVGTGTVPTVDSLPEKLSGRIPVIHSFIQTEFGTFVTGPLPDYVFTPLKPGSAGPPMPGFVLDVVDELGNSVRGRPGRLVAKAPWPAMPVELEFSGVYDTGDLAVMDNDMYIFPLGRRDGVLKVNGYRISPGEIKEAISKTLGVEVEVEKGRDPLKFEVPIVKIRGSYKPEDIKRLVREMVGPIAEPAEVGLS